Proteins found in one Brevibacillus brevis genomic segment:
- the rnpA gene encoding ribonuclease P protein component codes for MHRSHRLKKNEQFQAVFQRGSSAANKQFVLYSAKQEGQAAFRAGISVSKKIGNAVVRNRVKRLIREAVARMESDIPVGLDLVIIARPGVEAMTLEAIEQSLLHVMKRAKVIKQAPVHNGKRDGKRG; via the coding sequence TTGCATCGTTCACACCGGCTCAAAAAAAATGAGCAATTCCAAGCTGTGTTTCAACGAGGAAGTTCTGCTGCTAATAAGCAGTTTGTCTTGTATTCAGCAAAGCAAGAGGGACAAGCGGCTTTTCGTGCTGGAATTTCCGTCAGTAAAAAAATTGGCAATGCTGTTGTCCGCAATAGAGTCAAGCGGCTTATACGCGAAGCAGTAGCTCGAATGGAGTCTGATATTCCAGTCGGTCTCGATCTCGTCATCATCGCCCGTCCGGGTGTGGAAGCGATGACACTTGAAGCCATTGAGCAATCTCTGTTACATGTGATGAAGCGAGCCAAAGTGATCAAACAGGCACCCGTACATAATGGAAAAAGAGATGGAAAAAGAGGGTGA
- the yidC gene encoding membrane protein insertase YidC — translation MSRRTLSIFMLTMLVLVLSGCNPQAAAPIGPDATGIWDKYFVYPLSWLIKESALILGNNYGLGILVATIIIRIIVLPLMVKQIKSSKKMQEIQPEMQKIRDKYKNDPQKAQAETMALFQKSGVNPLAGCLPMLVQMPILIAFYHAIIRTTEINSQTFMWLTLGQKDPYYILPIIAAITTYLQSKMMGQATQGNPQMQMMIVMMPLMILAIAVTLPSALSLYWVYGNLFTIVQTYFLYRDKGNMPTPKGGASK, via the coding sequence TTGAGTAGACGTACACTCAGCATTTTTATGCTGACTATGCTGGTTCTAGTTTTGTCGGGCTGTAACCCCCAAGCTGCAGCACCAATTGGCCCTGACGCAACCGGCATTTGGGACAAGTATTTTGTCTATCCACTGTCCTGGCTAATTAAAGAGAGCGCATTGATACTCGGAAACAACTACGGTCTGGGTATCCTGGTTGCAACGATCATCATTCGAATCATTGTGCTTCCATTGATGGTCAAGCAAATCAAGAGCTCCAAGAAAATGCAAGAGATTCAACCGGAGATGCAAAAAATCCGTGACAAGTACAAAAATGATCCTCAAAAAGCGCAAGCGGAAACCATGGCTTTGTTCCAGAAGAGCGGTGTCAACCCGTTGGCTGGATGCTTGCCAATGTTGGTACAAATGCCGATTTTGATCGCGTTCTACCATGCGATTATCCGTACAACCGAGATTAATTCGCAAACGTTTATGTGGCTGACGCTGGGACAAAAGGACCCGTACTACATCTTGCCAATCATTGCGGCGATTACGACGTACCTGCAGTCCAAGATGATGGGTCAGGCAACACAAGGGAATCCACAAATGCAAATGATGATCGTCATGATGCCGCTGATGATTTTGGCGATTGCTGTCACATTGCCATCAGCGCTGTCTCTGTACTGGGTATACGGTAACCTGTTTACCATTGTACAAACCTACTTCCTGTATCGTGATAAAGGAAATATGCCAACTCCTAAGGGGGGAGCCTCCAAGTGA
- the yidD gene encoding membrane protein insertion efficiency factor YidD yields the protein MMVKIMVWLIRGYQLMISPYKPPSCRFAPTCSHYAIESIRRFGAWRGGWLALRRILKCHPFHPGGYDPVPDQHK from the coding sequence ATGATGGTGAAGATCATGGTTTGGTTGATTCGGGGATACCAACTGATGATTTCTCCGTATAAACCACCTTCATGCAGATTCGCGCCCACCTGTTCTCACTACGCAATCGAGTCGATTCGCCGATTTGGAGCGTGGAGGGGAGGCTGGTTGGCCCTTCGTCGCATCTTGAAATGCCATCCGTTCCACCCGGGCGGGTATGATCCAGTCCCGGATCAGCACAAATAA